One genomic window of Garra rufa chromosome 24, GarRuf1.0, whole genome shotgun sequence includes the following:
- the hnf4g gene encoding hepatocyte nuclear factor 4-gamma yields MKFSPTPLPKSLLDMDVANYCEGLDPTYSTLGFENAEVLYCGENMPTEPNISQGENGVSSNCAICGDKATGKHYGASSCDGCKGFFRRSIRKSHVYSCRFNRQCVVDKDKRNQCRFCRLHKCFRAGMKKEAVQNERDRISSRRNIQDSHDLPPITALAHAEALSQQINAASPMGPADVSEKKSATISDVCESMKQQLLVLVEWAKYIPAFSELPLDDQVSLLRAHAGEHLLLGVAKRSMPYKDLLLLGNGCIVHRNCPEPEIGRVSNRVLDELILPFQDIQIDDNEYAALKAIVFFDPDAKSLRDPSKIKAMRYQVQMSLEDYINDRQYDSRGRFGELLLLLPTLQSITWQMIEQLQFIKLFGLAKIDNLLQEMLLGGLTTEQPHLHHNGHPQVPIMGQTIVISSIPGPAHAQQMASPDTPIPSPTSVQNQEAYKPPGSPSLLLPPQPMPNRPSPEPPL; encoded by the exons AAAATATGCCGACAGAGCCCAACATCAGTCAAGGAGAAAATGGCGTGAGCTCCAACTGCGCAATCTGTGGCGATAAAGCCACAGGTAAACATTATGGCGCCTCCAGCTGTGATGGCTGCAAAGGCTTCTTCCGCCGGAGCATCAGAAAGAGTCACGTCTACTCCTGCAG gtttAATCGTCAATGTGTTGTTGATAAAGACAAAAGGAACCAGTGTCGTTTCTGCAGACTTCACAAATGCTTTCGAGCTGGAATGAAGAAAGAAG CCGTGCAAAATGAGAGGGACCGTATCAGTTCGAGGAGGAACATACAAGACTCACATGACCTGCCGCCAATCACAGCCTTGGCTCATGCTGAAGCTCTCTCGCAGCAG ATCAACGCCGCCAGCCCAATGGGCCCTGCTGATGTTTCAGAGAAAAAATCAGCCACTATCAGTGACGTCTGTGAATCTATGAAGCAACAGCTGCTTGTTCTGGTAGAGTGGGCTAAATACATCCCAGCCTTCAGCGAATTGCCACTTGATGACCAG gttaGTTTATTACGAGCTCATGCCGGAGAGCATCTTCTGCTTGGTGTGGCTAAAAGGTCAATGCCATACAAAGATCTCTTGCTTCTAG GAAATGGCTGCATTGTCCATCGAAACTGCCCAGAGCCAGAAATAGGCCGCGTGTCAAACCGAGTCTTGGATGAACTCATTCTACCCTTCCAGGACATCCAAATTGACGACAACGAATATGCAGCTCTAAAGGCCATTGTGTTCTTCGACCCTG ATGCCAAAAGCTTAAGAGACCCCTCTAAGATCAAGGCAATGCGCTATCAGGTTCAAATGAGTCTGGAAGACTACATTAATGACCGGCAGTATGACTCGCGTGGGCGATTCGGTGAGCTTTTGCTGCTGCTTCCTACTCTGCAAAGCATCACCTGGCAGATGATTGAGCAGCTACAGTTTATCAAGCTTTTCGGTCTTGCCAAGATAGATAACCTGCTGCAGGAGATGCTTCTTGGGG gTCTTACCACGGAGCAACCTCACTTACATCACAATGGCCACCCTCAGGTTCCAATAATGGGACAGACCATAGTCATTAGCTCCATCCCAGGACCTGCACATGCACAGCAGATGG CATCCCCAGATACCCCTATTCCATCTCCCACTTCAGTACAGAACCAGGAGGCCTACAAGCCCCCCGGCAGCCCATCTCTTCTGCTCCCACCACAGCCCATGCCAAACAGACCTTCTCCTGAACCTCCACTTTGA